In one window of Corallococcus macrosporus DNA:
- a CDS encoding LytR/AlgR family response regulator transcription factor produces the protein MTVFRVLVVDDEAPARAKVKRLLEADARFTCVGEASDGTEALARIEALRPDLVVLDVQMPGLTGFEVLEALGPDACPAVIFSTAYERFALQAFEAHAADYLLKPYDAGRFSRALDKAHALLSAGTQSTAALDALLATVARARPERPLERLVVKVGEGWVPLRLDTVWRLSSEDKYVRLYTAQGEHLVRQTLRALEERLDPTRFVRVHRSDLVNLEAVARLEPWTHGDGILVLKDGSTVILSRTYREAFLQQWGAAE, from the coding sequence ATGACGGTGTTCCGCGTGCTGGTGGTGGACGACGAGGCGCCCGCGCGCGCGAAGGTGAAGCGCCTGCTGGAGGCCGACGCGCGCTTCACCTGCGTGGGCGAGGCCTCGGACGGGACGGAGGCGCTGGCGCGCATCGAGGCGCTGCGGCCGGACCTGGTGGTGCTCGACGTGCAGATGCCCGGCCTCACCGGCTTCGAGGTCCTGGAGGCGCTCGGGCCGGACGCCTGCCCCGCCGTCATCTTCTCCACCGCGTATGAGCGCTTCGCGCTCCAGGCCTTCGAGGCCCACGCGGCGGACTACCTCCTCAAGCCCTACGACGCCGGCCGCTTCTCCCGGGCACTCGACAAGGCCCATGCGCTCCTGAGCGCGGGCACGCAAAGCACGGCCGCGCTGGACGCCCTGCTCGCCACGGTGGCCCGCGCCCGCCCGGAGCGCCCCCTGGAGCGGCTGGTGGTGAAGGTGGGCGAGGGCTGGGTCCCGCTGCGCCTGGACACCGTGTGGCGCCTGTCCTCGGAGGACAAGTACGTGCGGCTGTACACCGCCCAGGGCGAACACCTGGTGCGCCAGACGCTGCGCGCCCTGGAGGAGCGCCTGGACCCCACCCGCTTCGTGCGCGTGCACCGCAGCGACCTGGTGAACCTGGAGGCCGTGGCCCGTCTGGAGCCGTGGACGCACGGGGACGGCATCCTCGTCCTCAAGGACGGCTCCACGGTGATCCTCAGTCGCACCTACCGGGAGGCCTTCCTCCAGCAGTGGGGCGCCGCCGAATAG
- a CDS encoding sensor histidine kinase gives MPARPWRWPPLRLRTALKLLAFGLALGLWQGSAVRLTQLMQRHPGHWAPAFIWEVTSALVVTVLLPILMTAVLNAPSPRAGWTRFLGIHAAAFLLFTSLHIAGMAGTRHVVYALLELGTYDLGPPVYALPMEAQKDLISYGLGCAVISLVYEWRERQARALRSAELEGELRAAQLQALTGQLHPHFLFNALHTIGSVMYEDLSRTDRLLSDLGQLLRASLERTEPTWTLAEERGHTERFVALLAARFGDRLEVRWDVAPGLESQRVPCFALQTLVENAVKHNQDRVGTLEVRIRARAEADRWALEVEDTGRGFGAPSPASGPGVGLTQLERVLTLLHGDRARLERGAGPEGGARVTVWLPRREATS, from the coding sequence ATGCCTGCCAGGCCGTGGCGCTGGCCCCCGCTGCGGCTGCGCACGGCGCTCAAGCTCCTGGCGTTCGGGCTGGCCCTGGGGCTGTGGCAGGGCAGCGCGGTGCGGCTGACGCAGCTCATGCAGCGGCATCCCGGCCACTGGGCGCCGGCCTTCATCTGGGAGGTGACGAGCGCGCTGGTCGTCACGGTGCTCCTGCCCATCCTGATGACGGCGGTGCTCAACGCGCCGTCGCCGCGCGCGGGCTGGACGCGCTTCCTGGGCATCCACGCCGCGGCGTTCCTCCTCTTCACGTCGCTGCACATCGCGGGGATGGCGGGAACGCGGCACGTGGTCTACGCGCTGCTGGAGCTGGGGACGTACGACCTGGGGCCTCCCGTCTACGCGCTGCCGATGGAGGCCCAGAAGGACCTCATCTCCTATGGCCTGGGCTGCGCGGTCATCTCGCTCGTGTACGAGTGGCGGGAGCGGCAGGCGCGAGCGCTGCGGTCCGCGGAGCTGGAGGGTGAACTGCGGGCCGCGCAGCTCCAGGCGCTCACGGGCCAGTTGCACCCGCACTTCCTCTTCAACGCGCTGCACACCATCGGGTCGGTGATGTACGAGGACCTGTCGCGCACGGACCGGCTGTTGAGCGACCTGGGCCAGTTGCTGCGTGCGAGCCTGGAGCGCACCGAGCCCACCTGGACGCTGGCCGAGGAGCGAGGGCACACCGAGCGCTTCGTCGCGCTGCTCGCGGCGCGCTTCGGCGACCGGCTGGAGGTGCGCTGGGACGTGGCGCCGGGCCTGGAGTCCCAGCGGGTGCCGTGCTTCGCGCTGCAGACGCTGGTGGAGAACGCGGTGAAGCACAACCAGGACCGGGTGGGGACGCTGGAGGTCCGCATCCGCGCGCGCGCCGAGGCCGACCGCTGGGCGCTGGAGGTGGAGGACACCGGGCGAGGCTTCGGAGCGCCCTCCCCTGCCTCCGGACCCGGCGTGGGGCTGACGCAGCTGGAGCGCGTGCTCACGCTCCTGCACGGTGACCGGGCACGGTTGGAGCGCGGCGCGGGACCGGAGGGCGGCGCGCGCGTGACGGTGTGGCTGCCCCGAAGGGAGGCCACGTCATGA
- a CDS encoding acyltransferase family protein, with product MNAPTRPAAVHHPDLDWLRVLAIVVLHLFHTGMLFNTWDWHIKSPQALPQLEPVMSVLHLVRMPLLMVISGAGTAFALRRRSLGAFTKDRTKRLLLPLVFGMFVVVPPQIYVERLFRGQFQGSYAAFYPTVFEFVSYPAGSFSWHHLWFVAYLFHYCLLALPLFAALRTERGGRVLAWVDAWLSRGINVLWLGVPLALVRVLLRDYPETHALFDDPRTFLLYGLLFLYGHLLGRCPGVWGRLVALRHGLLALWGVALIVELVWPWPVMPVVPAIVGGSVLIWSGLLVALAYARRHIRVSPAWLPHAQALSYPFYIFHQTVIVCVGYLCLRLPVGPWAMLFVVLTVSFALTLALCEGVSRVSWLRPLFGMKPRAARTAVLAPEAVG from the coding sequence ATGAACGCCCCCACCCGCCCCGCCGCCGTGCACCACCCCGACCTGGACTGGCTCCGGGTGCTGGCCATCGTGGTGCTGCACCTGTTCCACACCGGGATGCTGTTCAACACCTGGGACTGGCACATCAAGAGCCCCCAGGCGCTGCCCCAGCTGGAGCCCGTGATGTCGGTGCTGCACCTGGTGCGCATGCCGCTGTTGATGGTCATCTCCGGCGCGGGCACGGCGTTCGCGCTCCGGCGGCGCTCGCTGGGGGCGTTCACGAAGGACCGGACGAAGCGGCTGCTGCTGCCACTGGTGTTCGGCATGTTCGTGGTGGTGCCGCCGCAGATCTACGTGGAGCGGCTGTTCCGGGGGCAGTTCCAGGGCAGCTACGCCGCGTTCTACCCGACGGTGTTCGAGTTCGTGTCCTATCCGGCGGGCAGCTTCAGCTGGCACCATCTGTGGTTCGTGGCCTACCTGTTCCACTACTGCCTCCTGGCCCTGCCCCTCTTCGCGGCGCTGCGCACGGAGCGTGGTGGAAGGGTCCTCGCGTGGGTGGACGCGTGGCTGTCGCGGGGAATCAACGTGCTGTGGCTCGGGGTGCCGCTGGCGCTCGTCCGGGTGCTCTTGCGCGACTACCCGGAGACGCACGCGCTGTTCGATGATCCGCGCACCTTCCTGCTCTACGGGCTGCTCTTCCTGTACGGCCACCTGCTGGGCCGCTGCCCGGGCGTGTGGGGCCGGCTGGTGGCGCTGCGCCACGGGCTTTTGGCCCTGTGGGGGGTGGCGCTCATCGTGGAGCTGGTCTGGCCGTGGCCGGTGATGCCGGTGGTGCCCGCCATCGTGGGGGGCTCCGTCCTCATCTGGAGCGGGCTGCTGGTGGCGCTGGCCTACGCGCGGCGGCACATCCGCGTGTCCCCCGCGTGGCTGCCGCACGCGCAGGCGCTGTCGTATCCGTTCTACATCTTCCACCAGACGGTCATCGTGTGCGTGGGCTACCTGTGCCTGCGGCTGCCGGTGGGGCCGTGGGCCATGCTGTTCGTGGTGCTCACGGTGTCCTTCGCGCTCACGCTGGCGCTGTGCGAGGGCGTGTCCCGCGTGTCGTGGCTGCGGCCGCTCTTCGGCATGAAGCCCCGCGCGGCGCGGACGGCCGTCCTCGCTCCGGAGGCGGTGGGGTGA
- the rplI gene encoding 50S ribosomal protein L9, with protein MKVILREDIDNLGKSGELVTVKDGFGRNFLLPRKKAVLASEQNLRQLEHEKSVQTARSAKLKGAADEQAKKLGNVKVTIKRKVGEQDKLFGSVTVLDIAEALAAQGQQVDRRQLHLAEPIKSLGSYDVELRLHREVTAKIKVDVVAE; from the coding sequence ATGAAGGTCATTCTGCGTGAGGACATCGACAACCTCGGCAAGTCCGGCGAGCTCGTCACGGTGAAGGACGGCTTCGGCCGCAACTTCCTTCTGCCGCGCAAGAAGGCGGTCCTGGCCAGCGAGCAGAACCTGCGCCAGCTGGAGCACGAGAAGTCCGTGCAGACCGCTCGCAGCGCCAAGCTGAAGGGCGCCGCCGACGAGCAGGCCAAGAAGCTGGGCAACGTCAAGGTCACCATCAAGCGCAAGGTGGGCGAGCAGGACAAGCTGTTCGGCTCCGTGACGGTGCTGGACATCGCCGAGGCGCTCGCGGCCCAGGGCCAGCAGGTGGATCGCCGCCAGCTGCACCTGGCCGAGCCCATCAAGTCGCTGGGCAGCTACGACGTGGAGCTGCGCCTGCACCGCGAGGTGACGGCGAAGATCAAGGTCGACGTGGTGGCCGAGTAG
- the rpsR gene encoding 30S ribosomal protein S18, with amino-acid sequence MSNGMDSKQGAGASRGPGGGGGGYGGGSRGGDRGGDRGGDRDRGGDRGDRGGMGGDDDKRGGRGFGRKKVCRFCAEKNASVDFKDQATLKYFVTERGKIIPRRISGNCAKHQREVAVAIKRARGIALLPYNAVVG; translated from the coding sequence ATGAGCAACGGCATGGATAGCAAGCAGGGCGCGGGCGCTTCCCGCGGCCCCGGTGGTGGCGGTGGCGGCTACGGCGGCGGTTCGCGCGGTGGCGACCGTGGTGGTGATCGCGGCGGTGACCGCGACCGTGGTGGTGATCGCGGCGACCGCGGCGGCATGGGCGGCGACGACGACAAGCGCGGTGGTCGTGGCTTCGGCCGCAAGAAGGTCTGCCGGTTCTGCGCGGAGAAGAACGCGTCGGTGGACTTCAAGGACCAGGCGACGCTGAAGTACTTCGTCACCGAGCGCGGCAAGATCATCCCCCGCCGCATCTCCGGCAACTGCGCGAAGCACCAGCGTGAGGTGGCGGTCGCCATCAAGCGCGCCCGCGGCATCGCGCTCCTCCCCTACAACGCGGTGGTCGGCTAG